The genomic window TCATTGGTCATTTCTAAGATCACTTTTTGTTTCATCACGCTTTAGATTGACTCTTCAACATAATCTCTTCTCACAATAAACTTAGTTGCCACCGGAAGTTTCTGGGCGGCAAGGCGCAAAGCTTCCTTTGCCACTTCCATCGGCACACCCTCCGCTTCAAACATGATCCTTCCGGGCGTCACCGGGGCCACAAAATATTCAGGCGCCCCCTTTCCTTTACCCATACGGACTTCAGCCGGTTTTTTAGTGATGGGCTTATCCGGGAAAATTCTGATCCAGATCTGGCCTTCACGTTTCATATGACGTGTAAGTGCCTGACGGGCTGCTTCAAGTTGCCGTCCTGTAATCCAACAGGTTTCCAATGATTTTATTCCGAAGGAGCCAAAAGCCAGCTGGTTTCCCCGCTGGGCAGTCCCCCTGGGGATCATCTTCTGTTGCTTCCTGTATTTCGTCTTTTTTGGCTGTAACATGATCTTGAAAATTTCAGTTTACTGATAATTAAGCAGATTATTATCTCCTTCTCCTCGGGCCTTTCCTTGGGGTCTGCTTTTTAGCCGTCTCCCCTGCCATGGGCACAATCTCCGGCTTACCATATATTTCACCCTTGCAGATCCAGACTTTTATTCCGATCCTGCCATAGGTTGTATGCGCTTCCGCCTTGGCATAGTCGATATCGGCACGAAGGGTATGAAGCGGCGTTCTTCCTTCTTTATAAAGTTCGTTACGGGCCATTTCCGCACCGGCCAGACGACCGGAGATCTGCACTTTAATACCTTCAGCTCCCATTCTCACTGTCGATGAGATAGCGGTCTTAATGGCTCTCCGGAATGATATCCTGCCTTCAATCTGTTTGGCAATGGCGCCTGCCACGATTACTGCATCAAGTTCGGGACGTTTTATCTCTGAAATGTTAATCTGGATTTCTTTCTTGGTCAGTTTCTTGAGCTCTTCTTTAAGCTTATCAACTTCCTGACCACCTTTCCCGATTATAATTCCCGGTCGTGCAGTGAAAATAGTGACCGTGACCAGCTTCAGGGTCCTTTCGATCACGATTTTGGAAATCCCTGCCTTTGACAAACGGGCGTTGAGGTAATTACGGATATGCTGATCTTCCACCAGTTTGGCGCTAAAATCTTTTCCACCATACCAGTTTGAATCCCATCCCCGGATGATTCCCAGCCTCAGGCCTATTGGATTTGTTTTTTGTCCCATTCAGTTAAAAATATTATGTTATCGATTAGCTTTCAGTTTCTTGTACACGACTTCCCAGTGTCAGGGTAACGTGATTGGATCTCTTGCGAACCCTGAATGCCCGTCCCTGAGGTGCCGGCTGAACCCTTTTGAGCATCCTGCCGCCATCTACCATGACCGTTTTAACATAAAGGTTGCTATCCTCAAGCTTGGTACCCTCATTTTTTACCTGCCAGTTGGCTATGGCAGAGAGGAGTAATTTCCTTAACCGGCCGGCAGCCTGTTGCGGAGAATGCTCCAGCATATGAAGTGCCATTTCCACTTTCTCTCCCCTTATCATTTCAGCGACCAGGCGCATTTTACGCGGTGAGGTCGGGCAATTCATCAATTTAGCCCCGAACTGGCTTTTTCGGGCCTCTTTGCTTTTTTCTGATCTTAGACGTTTACGTGCTCCCATGATCGTATATCTTTACTTTTTGCCTTTATCTTTACTCCCGGAGTGACCCCTGAAAATTCGGGTAGGGGCAAACTCACCCAGTTTATGGCCAACCATGTTCTCGGTTACATAAACCGGAATGAACTTATTTCCGTTATGAACGGCGATAGTCTGGCCCACAAAGTCCGGAGAGATCATCGATGCGCGTGACCATGTCTTGATAACGGTTTTTTTCTTGTTCTGCACCGCATCGAGAACTTTTTTCTCCAGTTTATAGTGGATGTAAGGACCTTTTTTCAGTGATCGTGCCATTCCTGTTCCTTTTTATTATTTAGTTTCTATTTTTTTCTTCTTTCAATGATGTACTTGTTGGAAGCCTTGGTCCTTGACCTTGTCTTCTGTCCCTTGGCGTACTTGCCTTTCCTTGACCGCGGGTGTCCACCGGAAGCTTTACCTTCACCGCCGCCCATCGGATGGTCGACCGGGTTCATAACAACTCCGCGAACCCTGGGACGGCGCCCCAGCCAGCGGTTTCTGCCTGCTTTACCGTGGCTTTCCAGGTTGTGGTCCGTATTGGAAACCATGCCGATCGTTGCCTTGCAGGTTTGAAGGATCATCCTGGTTTCACCGGAAGGCAATTTAATGATGGCATATTTCCCGTCACGTGATAGGAACTGGGCGTATGACCCGGCACTGCGCGCCATTTTTGCACCTTCACCAGGCCGCAACTCTATATTGTGAATGATCGTACCAAAAGGCACTTCACTCAGGTAAAGAGTATTCCCGATCTCTGGCGAGGTTCCTTTCCCGGATAAGACCTGCTGACCAAGTTTTAATCCATGCGGGGCGATGATATATCTCTTCTCCCCATCGATATAATGGAGCAAGGCGATACGTGCAGTCCGGTTCGGATCGTACTCTATCGAATTGACCGTAGCAGGAATGCCTTCTTTGTCGCGTTTCCAGTCAATCAAACGATAGCGCTGTTTATGACCGCCACCGAT from Bacteroidales bacterium includes these protein-coding regions:
- the rplP gene encoding 50S ribosomal protein L16, whose amino-acid sequence is MLQPKKTKYRKQQKMIPRGTAQRGNQLAFGSFGIKSLETCWITGRQLEAARQALTRHMKREGQIWIRIFPDKPITKKPAEVRMGKGKGAPEYFVAPVTPGRIMFEAEGVPMEVAKEALRLAAQKLPVATKFIVRRDYVEESI
- the rpsC gene encoding 30S ribosomal protein S3, translated to MGQKTNPIGLRLGIIRGWDSNWYGGKDFSAKLVEDQHIRNYLNARLSKAGISKIVIERTLKLVTVTIFTARPGIIIGKGGQEVDKLKEELKKLTKKEIQINISEIKRPELDAVIVAGAIAKQIEGRISFRRAIKTAISSTVRMGAEGIKVQISGRLAGAEMARNELYKEGRTPLHTLRADIDYAKAEAHTTYGRIGIKVWICKGEIYGKPEIVPMAGETAKKQTPRKGPRRRR
- the rplV gene encoding 50S ribosomal protein L22, translated to MGARKRLRSEKSKEARKSQFGAKLMNCPTSPRKMRLVAEMIRGEKVEMALHMLEHSPQQAAGRLRKLLLSAIANWQVKNEGTKLEDSNLYVKTVMVDGGRMLKRVQPAPQGRAFRVRKRSNHVTLTLGSRVQETES
- the rpsS gene encoding 30S ribosomal protein S19, which gives rise to MARSLKKGPYIHYKLEKKVLDAVQNKKKTVIKTWSRASMISPDFVGQTIAVHNGNKFIPVYVTENMVGHKLGEFAPTRIFRGHSGSKDKGKK
- the rplB gene encoding 50S ribosomal protein L2; the protein is MALKKYKPTTPGQRYKVISSFDDITTGSPEKSLLEPIKSTGGRNNQGRRSMRYIGGGHKQRYRLIDWKRDKEGIPATVNSIEYDPNRTARIALLHYIDGEKRYIIAPHGLKLGQQVLSGKGTSPEIGNTLYLSEVPFGTIIHNIELRPGEGAKMARSAGSYAQFLSRDGKYAIIKLPSGETRMILQTCKATIGMVSNTDHNLESHGKAGRNRWLGRRPRVRGVVMNPVDHPMGGGEGKASGGHPRSRKGKYAKGQKTRSRTKASNKYIIERRKK